The following are encoded together in the Anguilla rostrata isolate EN2019 chromosome 19, ASM1855537v3, whole genome shotgun sequence genome:
- the LOC135245820 gene encoding SIN3-HDAC complex-associated factor-like, translated as MFGFHKPKMYRSLHGCCICRAKTSSSRFTDSKRYETEFPSCFGLREARCGDICNACVLLVKRWKKLPAGSKKNWNHVVDARGGSSFKVTGRPKKMKMKMLSGRVRPSQTHRLQDELKRLHSDAHSTTSSVSPAHSPSCSNQSDDGSDTELTPGSRRSPVFSFLDLTYWKRQKVCCGIIYKGRFGEVLIDPLLFKPCCLNKQRQQQQQQQQEQQKEQQERLEEEEEEEEQQQQQLEEEEVGAEEDEEVVEDDHGREGGEGRENPRPVGTPSPPCAKTAAVEMAVW; from the exons ATGTTTGGTTTTCACAAGCCGAAGATGTACCGGAGTTTACACGGCTGCTGCATCTGCAGAGCGAAGACGTCGAGCTCCCGCTTCACGGACAGCAAGCGCTACGAGACAGAATTCCCGAGTTGCTTTGG GCTGCGTGAAGCTCGCTGTGGAGATATCTGCAACGCCTGTGTGCTCCTGGTGAAGCGGTGGAAGAAGCTCCCCGCGGGGTCCAAGAAGAACTGGAATCAC GTGGTGGATGCGAGGGGCGGGTCGAGCTTCAAGGTCACGGGGAGGCcgaagaagatgaagatgaagatgctGTCCGGGAGGGTTCGGCCGAGCCAGACCCACCGCCTGCAGGACGAGCTGAAAAGACTCC ACTCTGACGCTCACAGCACTACCTCCAGTGTGTCACCAGCCCATTCTCCCAGCTGCAGTAACCAATCGGACGACGGCTCggacacagagctcaccccggGCTCCAGACGCTCCCCGGTTTTCTCCTTCCTGGACCTCACCTACTGGAAGAG GCAGAAGGTGTGCTGCGGCATCATTTATAAGGGCCGGTTCGGAGAGGTGCTCATCGACCCCCTCCTCTTCAAGCCCTGCTGTCTGAAcaagcagcggcagcagcagcagcagcagcagcaggagcagcagaaggAGCAGCAAGAGcggttggaggaggaggaggaggaggaggagcagcagcagcagcagttggaggaggaggaggtgggggccgaggaggatgaggaggtggTGGAAGATGACCACGggcgagagggaggagagggcaggGAGAACCCGCGGCCCGTGGGTACACCGTCACCCCCTTGTGCCAAAACAGCGGCGGTGGAGATGGCGGTTTGGTGA
- the caprin2 gene encoding caprin-2 isoform X3: protein MVRLSPSPVPDVSPPPERSEEGKGSPKSASPSSPSPLQLALSTSTTAYHSYDTYIEDSLICLKHKIRNIEKKKLKLEDYKRRLKNGETLNKDQMDAVEKYDEVIHNLAFAKELQKTLGALTQDLLRSQRKMAKREQTTRAELERKRLGTVLQVHHVLQSLQREHVRKDLRSGANHAPFLPARDLEHLLEIAAMLGCKRDESMSLEDQMEQAANVYWDLMEGRDVPVAGTTYKHMKELLSRLMDCGYFERIPVPHSEGLEEAVDQLTKKAERLSKSSGSSAVPPKSLSANEVSTREFLNRCYLPKTDFSDRGQNDQTRASKESHKADLTALKEQEPPDSWDMEFADKPSSPPPTVAQKPWRGAATFVPKEQVTVQRPNPEPKQRREKSKGPQDNKPVVKTEAAVEVFSSPSPLPQDPVLRKAQLQDLMEQIQGSFCFMQDSVLEREGSPTNGLSRGFRSLTRPSTPAAAPKDPTRSPVSSLSKALHSTPLPSRLRPGDGKIAMTNGDRSLNNLDLDLTADEVACENVQLSKSESLSSPSLYHRESVLSSPLAEDTPSQAPVSQASVMSPCNGVANALSHPPDPFSSPPSSHTLSMATAAPPFQTVHTVFKVSTPLTPRSDSDLKSDASAFPDSDNLTVATASTQTPPDFVTLDKDHLPVSSYPPESPVSNGCQVYLSPGQPGGSLSRSGPPYYTRSSARGGLEGYRTGIRSPGGSFIPQPHGTREITPVLYGVQDTGYHQSYKRGNMTGGQRNQSRAAWSDSSQVSSPERDGDTYASVDSGHGDSRCITPIDMPVAGQGPTLMPVHVYPIAPPMRVAFSAARTVNFTPGTLDQTIVFDLLHSNLGDTFDMHLGRFLCPVDGTYAFFFHILKLAINVPLYVNLMRNEEVMVSAYANDGAPDHETASNHAVLQLYQGDRIWLRLHRGAIYGSSWKYSTFSGYLLYQD from the exons ATGGTGCGGCTGTCCCCGTCCCCGGTTCCGGACGTGTCCCCTCCCCCTGAGCGAtctgaggaggggaaggggagccCCAAATCAGCCTCGCCCTCCAGCCCAAGCCCGCTGCAGCTGGCCCTGTCCACGTCCACCACGGCCTACCACAGCTACGACACCTACATCGAGGACAGCCTCATCTGCCTCAAACACAAGATTCGAAACATTGAGAAAAAGAAG ctgaAACTCGAAGACTACAAAAGACGTTTAAAGAATGGAGAGACTCTCAATAAAGACCAGATG GATGCCGTAGAGAAGTACGATGAAGTCATCCACAATCTTGCATTTGCCAAAGAGCTTCAGAAAACCCTGGGAGCCCTCACCCAGGAT CTGCTCAGGTCTCAGAGGAAGATGGCGAAGCGGGAGCAGACGACGCGGGCGGAGCTGGAGAGGAAGCGTCTGGGCACGGTGCTGCAGGTGCACCACGTCCTGCAGAGCCTGCAGCGGGAGCATGTGAGGAAGGACCTGCGCAGCGGCGCCAACCACGCCCCCTTCCTGCCCGCCCGCGACCTGGAGCACCTGCTGGAGATCGCCGCCATGCTGGGGTGCAAGAGGGACGAGAGCATGAG TTTGGAGGACCAAATGGAGCAGGCAGCAAATGTGTACTGGGATCTGATGGAGGGTCGAGACGTCCCTGTGGCAGGGACCACCT ataAGCACATGAAGGAGCTCTTGTCCAGACTGATGGATTGTGGGTACTTTGAACGCATCCCAGTTCCTCACAGTGAGGGCCTGGAAGAGGCTGTGGACCAGCTGACCAAGAAGGCCGAGAGGCTGTCAAAATCCTCAGGGAGCAGCGCAG TGCCACCCAAATCACTGAGTGCCAATGAAGTTTCAACCAGGGAG TTCCTTAACAGATGCTACTTGCCGAAAACAGACTTCTCTGACCGAGGTCAAAATGACCAGACTCGAGCCTCGAAGGAGAGCCACAAGGCGGATTTAACAGCACTCAAAGAGCAGGAGCCCCCGGACTCCTGGGATATGGAGTTTGCGGACAAGCCCTCCTCTCCGCCTCCCACCGTCGCCCAGAAACCCTGGAGAGGGGCAGCGACCTTTGTCCCCAAAGAACAGGTGACCGTGCAGAGACCCAACCCTGAACCGAAACAG AGACGAGAAAAGTCCAAAGGCCCGCAAGATAACAAACCG GTTGTGAAGACTGAGGCCGCAGTGGAGGTGTTcagctccccctctcccctgccccagGACCCAGTCCTGCGGAAAGCGCAGCTTCAGGACCTGATGGAGCAGATCCAGGGCTCTTTCTGTTTTATGCAG GATTctgtgctggagagagagggctcTCCAACAAATGGACTTTCTAGGGGTTTTCGATCTTTGACTAGACCCTCCACACCTGCAG CAGCTCCGAAGGACCCAACCAGAAGTCCAGTCAGCTCCCTGTCAAAAGCCCTACAT TCGACCCCTTTGCCATCCAGACTTCGCCCAGGTGATGGCAAAATTGCCATGACCAATGGAGACCGCTCCCTGAACAACTTGGACCTGGACCTCACTGCCGATGAAGTGGCTTGT GAGAACGTCCAGCTGTCCAAGAGCGAGAGCCTTTCATCCCCGTCTCTGTATCACCGGGAGtccgtcctctcctctcccctggcAGAGGACACTCCAAGTCAG gccccTGTCTCTCAGGCCAGTGTGATGTCTCCCTGTAACGGAGTGGCAAACGCCCTCAGCCACCCCCCAGACCCCTTCTCCTCTCCGCCCAGCAGCCACACCCTCAGCATGgccaccgccgccccccccttccagaCCGTGCACACG GTGTTCAAGGTCAGCACCCCTCTGACACCCCGCAGCGACTCTGACCTGAAATCGGACGCGAGTGCTTTCCCAGACTCCGACAACCTGACCGTTGCCACGGCGAGCACACAGACCCCGCCTGATTTCGTTACCCTGGATAAGGACCACCTGCCAG TGTCCTCGTACCCCCCGGAGAGCCCGGTCAGTAATGGCTGCCAGGTGTACCTGTCCCCGGGTCAGCCCGGCGGCTCGCTCTCGCGCTCCGGCCCGCCGTACTACACACGCAGCTCCGCTAGAG GGGGACTGGAGGGGTACAGGACTGGTATACGGTCTCCAGGGGGCAGCTTCATTCCCCAGCCCCACGGCACCAGGGAGATCACCCCCGTCCTGTATGGAGTTCAA GATACAGGATACCACCAAAGCTACAAACGTGGAAACATGACTGGTGGACAGCGAAACCAATCTAGAG CTGCCTGGAGCGACTCGTCCCAGGTGAGCAGCCCAGAGCGGGACGGGGACACCTACGCCAGCGTGGACTCGGGGCACGGGGACTCCCGCTGCATCACGCCCATCGACATGCCCGTGGCCGGCCAGGGCCCCACCCTCATGCCCGTGCACGTGTACCCGATCGCCCCGCCCATGCGCGTGGCCTTCTCCGCCGCCCGCACCGTCAACTTCACCCCGGGCACGCTGGACCAGACCATCGTGTTCGACCTGCTGCACAGCAACCTGGGCGACACCTTCGACATGCACCTGGGGCGCTTCCTGTGCCCCGTGGACGGCACCTACGCCTTCTTCTTCCACATCCTCAAGCTGGCCATCAACGTGCCGCTCTACGTCAACCTGATGCGCAACGAGGAGGTGATGGTGTCGGCCTACGCCAACGACGGCGCGCCCGACCACGAGACGGCCAGCAACCACGCCGTGCTGCAGCTGTACCAGGGCGACCGCATCTGGCTGCGGCTGCACCGCGGCGCCATCTACGGCAGCAGCTGGAAGTACAGCACCTTCTCCGGCTACCTCCTGTACCAGGACTGA
- the caprin2 gene encoding caprin-2 isoform X1, giving the protein MVRLSPSPVPDVSPPPERSEEGKGSPKSASPSSPSPLQLALSTSTTAYHSYDTYIEDSLICLKHKIRNIEKKKLKLEDYKRRLKNGETLNKDQMDAVEKYDEVIHNLAFAKELQKTLGALTQDLLRSQRKMAKREQTTRAELERKRLGTVLQVHHVLQSLQREHVRKDLRSGANHAPFLPARDLEHLLEIAAMLGCKRDESMSLEDQMEQAANVYWDLMEGRDVPVAGTTYKHMKELLSRLMDCGYFERIPVPHSEGLEEAVDQLTKKAERLSKSSGSSAVPPKSLSANEVSTREFLNRCYLPKTDFSDRGQNDQTRASKESHKADLTALKEQEPPDSWDMEFADKPSSPPPTVAQKPWRGAATFVPKEQVTVQRPNPEPKQRREKSKGPQDNKPVVKTEAAVEVFSSPSPLPQDPVLRKAQLQDLMEQIQGSFCFMQDSVLEREGSPTNGLSRGFRSLTRPSTPAAAPKDPTRSPVSSLSKALHSTPLPSRLRPGDGKIAMTNGDRSLNNLDLDLTADEVACENVQLSKSESLSSPSLYHRESVLSSPLAEDTPSQAPVSQASVMSPCNGVANALSHPPDPFSSPPSSHTLSMATAAPPFQTVHTVFKVSTPLTPRSDSDLKSDASAFPDSDNLTVATASTQTPPDFVTLDKDHLPVSSYPPESPVSNGCQVYLSPGQPGGSLSRSGPPYYTRSSARGMARGRRGLAHPLHSPRGHRGGLEGYRTGIRSPGGSFIPQPHGTREITPVLYGVQDTGYHQSYKRGNMTGGQRNQSRAAWSDSSQVSSPERDGDTYASVDSGHGDSRCITPIDMPVAGQGPTLMPVHVYPIAPPMRVAFSAARTVNFTPGTLDQTIVFDLLHSNLGDTFDMHLGRFLCPVDGTYAFFFHILKLAINVPLYVNLMRNEEVMVSAYANDGAPDHETASNHAVLQLYQGDRIWLRLHRGAIYGSSWKYSTFSGYLLYQD; this is encoded by the exons ATGGTGCGGCTGTCCCCGTCCCCGGTTCCGGACGTGTCCCCTCCCCCTGAGCGAtctgaggaggggaaggggagccCCAAATCAGCCTCGCCCTCCAGCCCAAGCCCGCTGCAGCTGGCCCTGTCCACGTCCACCACGGCCTACCACAGCTACGACACCTACATCGAGGACAGCCTCATCTGCCTCAAACACAAGATTCGAAACATTGAGAAAAAGAAG ctgaAACTCGAAGACTACAAAAGACGTTTAAAGAATGGAGAGACTCTCAATAAAGACCAGATG GATGCCGTAGAGAAGTACGATGAAGTCATCCACAATCTTGCATTTGCCAAAGAGCTTCAGAAAACCCTGGGAGCCCTCACCCAGGAT CTGCTCAGGTCTCAGAGGAAGATGGCGAAGCGGGAGCAGACGACGCGGGCGGAGCTGGAGAGGAAGCGTCTGGGCACGGTGCTGCAGGTGCACCACGTCCTGCAGAGCCTGCAGCGGGAGCATGTGAGGAAGGACCTGCGCAGCGGCGCCAACCACGCCCCCTTCCTGCCCGCCCGCGACCTGGAGCACCTGCTGGAGATCGCCGCCATGCTGGGGTGCAAGAGGGACGAGAGCATGAG TTTGGAGGACCAAATGGAGCAGGCAGCAAATGTGTACTGGGATCTGATGGAGGGTCGAGACGTCCCTGTGGCAGGGACCACCT ataAGCACATGAAGGAGCTCTTGTCCAGACTGATGGATTGTGGGTACTTTGAACGCATCCCAGTTCCTCACAGTGAGGGCCTGGAAGAGGCTGTGGACCAGCTGACCAAGAAGGCCGAGAGGCTGTCAAAATCCTCAGGGAGCAGCGCAG TGCCACCCAAATCACTGAGTGCCAATGAAGTTTCAACCAGGGAG TTCCTTAACAGATGCTACTTGCCGAAAACAGACTTCTCTGACCGAGGTCAAAATGACCAGACTCGAGCCTCGAAGGAGAGCCACAAGGCGGATTTAACAGCACTCAAAGAGCAGGAGCCCCCGGACTCCTGGGATATGGAGTTTGCGGACAAGCCCTCCTCTCCGCCTCCCACCGTCGCCCAGAAACCCTGGAGAGGGGCAGCGACCTTTGTCCCCAAAGAACAGGTGACCGTGCAGAGACCCAACCCTGAACCGAAACAG AGACGAGAAAAGTCCAAAGGCCCGCAAGATAACAAACCG GTTGTGAAGACTGAGGCCGCAGTGGAGGTGTTcagctccccctctcccctgccccagGACCCAGTCCTGCGGAAAGCGCAGCTTCAGGACCTGATGGAGCAGATCCAGGGCTCTTTCTGTTTTATGCAG GATTctgtgctggagagagagggctcTCCAACAAATGGACTTTCTAGGGGTTTTCGATCTTTGACTAGACCCTCCACACCTGCAG CAGCTCCGAAGGACCCAACCAGAAGTCCAGTCAGCTCCCTGTCAAAAGCCCTACAT TCGACCCCTTTGCCATCCAGACTTCGCCCAGGTGATGGCAAAATTGCCATGACCAATGGAGACCGCTCCCTGAACAACTTGGACCTGGACCTCACTGCCGATGAAGTGGCTTGT GAGAACGTCCAGCTGTCCAAGAGCGAGAGCCTTTCATCCCCGTCTCTGTATCACCGGGAGtccgtcctctcctctcccctggcAGAGGACACTCCAAGTCAG gccccTGTCTCTCAGGCCAGTGTGATGTCTCCCTGTAACGGAGTGGCAAACGCCCTCAGCCACCCCCCAGACCCCTTCTCCTCTCCGCCCAGCAGCCACACCCTCAGCATGgccaccgccgccccccccttccagaCCGTGCACACG GTGTTCAAGGTCAGCACCCCTCTGACACCCCGCAGCGACTCTGACCTGAAATCGGACGCGAGTGCTTTCCCAGACTCCGACAACCTGACCGTTGCCACGGCGAGCACACAGACCCCGCCTGATTTCGTTACCCTGGATAAGGACCACCTGCCAG TGTCCTCGTACCCCCCGGAGAGCCCGGTCAGTAATGGCTGCCAGGTGTACCTGTCCCCGGGTCAGCCCGGCGGCTCGCTCTCGCGCTCCGGCCCGCCGTACTACACACGCAGCTCCGCTAGAGGTATGGCGCGCGGCCGCAGGGGGCTGGCTCACCCCCTCCACTCACCCCGCGGGCACAGAG GGGGACTGGAGGGGTACAGGACTGGTATACGGTCTCCAGGGGGCAGCTTCATTCCCCAGCCCCACGGCACCAGGGAGATCACCCCCGTCCTGTATGGAGTTCAA GATACAGGATACCACCAAAGCTACAAACGTGGAAACATGACTGGTGGACAGCGAAACCAATCTAGAG CTGCCTGGAGCGACTCGTCCCAGGTGAGCAGCCCAGAGCGGGACGGGGACACCTACGCCAGCGTGGACTCGGGGCACGGGGACTCCCGCTGCATCACGCCCATCGACATGCCCGTGGCCGGCCAGGGCCCCACCCTCATGCCCGTGCACGTGTACCCGATCGCCCCGCCCATGCGCGTGGCCTTCTCCGCCGCCCGCACCGTCAACTTCACCCCGGGCACGCTGGACCAGACCATCGTGTTCGACCTGCTGCACAGCAACCTGGGCGACACCTTCGACATGCACCTGGGGCGCTTCCTGTGCCCCGTGGACGGCACCTACGCCTTCTTCTTCCACATCCTCAAGCTGGCCATCAACGTGCCGCTCTACGTCAACCTGATGCGCAACGAGGAGGTGATGGTGTCGGCCTACGCCAACGACGGCGCGCCCGACCACGAGACGGCCAGCAACCACGCCGTGCTGCAGCTGTACCAGGGCGACCGCATCTGGCTGCGGCTGCACCGCGGCGCCATCTACGGCAGCAGCTGGAAGTACAGCACCTTCTCCGGCTACCTCCTGTACCAGGACTGA
- the caprin2 gene encoding caprin-2 isoform X2: MVRLSPSPVPDVSPPPERSEEGKGSPKSASPSSPSPLQLALSTSTTAYHSYDTYIEDSLICLKHKIRNIEKKKLKLEDYKRRLKNGETLNKDQMDAVEKYDEVIHNLAFAKELQKTLGALTQDLLRSQRKMAKREQTTRAELERKRLGTVLQVHHVLQSLQREHVRKDLRSGANHAPFLPARDLEHLLEIAAMLGCKRDESMSLEDQMEQAANVYWDLMEGRDVPVAGTTYKHMKELLSRLMDCGYFERIPVPHSEGLEEAVDQLTKKAERLSKSSGSSAVPPKSLSANEVSTREFLNRCYLPKTDFSDRGQNDQTRASKESHKADLTALKEQEPPDSWDMEFADKPSSPPPTVAQKPWRGAATFVPKEQVTVQRPNPEPKQRREKSKGPQDNKPVVKTEAAVEVFSSPSPLPQDPVLRKAQLQDLMEQIQGSFCFMQDSVLEREGSPTNGLSRGFRSLTRPSTPAAPKDPTRSPVSSLSKALHSTPLPSRLRPGDGKIAMTNGDRSLNNLDLDLTADEVACENVQLSKSESLSSPSLYHRESVLSSPLAEDTPSQAPVSQASVMSPCNGVANALSHPPDPFSSPPSSHTLSMATAAPPFQTVHTVFKVSTPLTPRSDSDLKSDASAFPDSDNLTVATASTQTPPDFVTLDKDHLPVSSYPPESPVSNGCQVYLSPGQPGGSLSRSGPPYYTRSSARGMARGRRGLAHPLHSPRGHRGGLEGYRTGIRSPGGSFIPQPHGTREITPVLYGVQDTGYHQSYKRGNMTGGQRNQSRAAWSDSSQVSSPERDGDTYASVDSGHGDSRCITPIDMPVAGQGPTLMPVHVYPIAPPMRVAFSAARTVNFTPGTLDQTIVFDLLHSNLGDTFDMHLGRFLCPVDGTYAFFFHILKLAINVPLYVNLMRNEEVMVSAYANDGAPDHETASNHAVLQLYQGDRIWLRLHRGAIYGSSWKYSTFSGYLLYQD; the protein is encoded by the exons ATGGTGCGGCTGTCCCCGTCCCCGGTTCCGGACGTGTCCCCTCCCCCTGAGCGAtctgaggaggggaaggggagccCCAAATCAGCCTCGCCCTCCAGCCCAAGCCCGCTGCAGCTGGCCCTGTCCACGTCCACCACGGCCTACCACAGCTACGACACCTACATCGAGGACAGCCTCATCTGCCTCAAACACAAGATTCGAAACATTGAGAAAAAGAAG ctgaAACTCGAAGACTACAAAAGACGTTTAAAGAATGGAGAGACTCTCAATAAAGACCAGATG GATGCCGTAGAGAAGTACGATGAAGTCATCCACAATCTTGCATTTGCCAAAGAGCTTCAGAAAACCCTGGGAGCCCTCACCCAGGAT CTGCTCAGGTCTCAGAGGAAGATGGCGAAGCGGGAGCAGACGACGCGGGCGGAGCTGGAGAGGAAGCGTCTGGGCACGGTGCTGCAGGTGCACCACGTCCTGCAGAGCCTGCAGCGGGAGCATGTGAGGAAGGACCTGCGCAGCGGCGCCAACCACGCCCCCTTCCTGCCCGCCCGCGACCTGGAGCACCTGCTGGAGATCGCCGCCATGCTGGGGTGCAAGAGGGACGAGAGCATGAG TTTGGAGGACCAAATGGAGCAGGCAGCAAATGTGTACTGGGATCTGATGGAGGGTCGAGACGTCCCTGTGGCAGGGACCACCT ataAGCACATGAAGGAGCTCTTGTCCAGACTGATGGATTGTGGGTACTTTGAACGCATCCCAGTTCCTCACAGTGAGGGCCTGGAAGAGGCTGTGGACCAGCTGACCAAGAAGGCCGAGAGGCTGTCAAAATCCTCAGGGAGCAGCGCAG TGCCACCCAAATCACTGAGTGCCAATGAAGTTTCAACCAGGGAG TTCCTTAACAGATGCTACTTGCCGAAAACAGACTTCTCTGACCGAGGTCAAAATGACCAGACTCGAGCCTCGAAGGAGAGCCACAAGGCGGATTTAACAGCACTCAAAGAGCAGGAGCCCCCGGACTCCTGGGATATGGAGTTTGCGGACAAGCCCTCCTCTCCGCCTCCCACCGTCGCCCAGAAACCCTGGAGAGGGGCAGCGACCTTTGTCCCCAAAGAACAGGTGACCGTGCAGAGACCCAACCCTGAACCGAAACAG AGACGAGAAAAGTCCAAAGGCCCGCAAGATAACAAACCG GTTGTGAAGACTGAGGCCGCAGTGGAGGTGTTcagctccccctctcccctgccccagGACCCAGTCCTGCGGAAAGCGCAGCTTCAGGACCTGATGGAGCAGATCCAGGGCTCTTTCTGTTTTATGCAG GATTctgtgctggagagagagggctcTCCAACAAATGGACTTTCTAGGGGTTTTCGATCTTTGACTAGACCCTCCACACCTGCAG CTCCGAAGGACCCAACCAGAAGTCCAGTCAGCTCCCTGTCAAAAGCCCTACAT TCGACCCCTTTGCCATCCAGACTTCGCCCAGGTGATGGCAAAATTGCCATGACCAATGGAGACCGCTCCCTGAACAACTTGGACCTGGACCTCACTGCCGATGAAGTGGCTTGT GAGAACGTCCAGCTGTCCAAGAGCGAGAGCCTTTCATCCCCGTCTCTGTATCACCGGGAGtccgtcctctcctctcccctggcAGAGGACACTCCAAGTCAG gccccTGTCTCTCAGGCCAGTGTGATGTCTCCCTGTAACGGAGTGGCAAACGCCCTCAGCCACCCCCCAGACCCCTTCTCCTCTCCGCCCAGCAGCCACACCCTCAGCATGgccaccgccgccccccccttccagaCCGTGCACACG GTGTTCAAGGTCAGCACCCCTCTGACACCCCGCAGCGACTCTGACCTGAAATCGGACGCGAGTGCTTTCCCAGACTCCGACAACCTGACCGTTGCCACGGCGAGCACACAGACCCCGCCTGATTTCGTTACCCTGGATAAGGACCACCTGCCAG TGTCCTCGTACCCCCCGGAGAGCCCGGTCAGTAATGGCTGCCAGGTGTACCTGTCCCCGGGTCAGCCCGGCGGCTCGCTCTCGCGCTCCGGCCCGCCGTACTACACACGCAGCTCCGCTAGAGGTATGGCGCGCGGCCGCAGGGGGCTGGCTCACCCCCTCCACTCACCCCGCGGGCACAGAG GGGGACTGGAGGGGTACAGGACTGGTATACGGTCTCCAGGGGGCAGCTTCATTCCCCAGCCCCACGGCACCAGGGAGATCACCCCCGTCCTGTATGGAGTTCAA GATACAGGATACCACCAAAGCTACAAACGTGGAAACATGACTGGTGGACAGCGAAACCAATCTAGAG CTGCCTGGAGCGACTCGTCCCAGGTGAGCAGCCCAGAGCGGGACGGGGACACCTACGCCAGCGTGGACTCGGGGCACGGGGACTCCCGCTGCATCACGCCCATCGACATGCCCGTGGCCGGCCAGGGCCCCACCCTCATGCCCGTGCACGTGTACCCGATCGCCCCGCCCATGCGCGTGGCCTTCTCCGCCGCCCGCACCGTCAACTTCACCCCGGGCACGCTGGACCAGACCATCGTGTTCGACCTGCTGCACAGCAACCTGGGCGACACCTTCGACATGCACCTGGGGCGCTTCCTGTGCCCCGTGGACGGCACCTACGCCTTCTTCTTCCACATCCTCAAGCTGGCCATCAACGTGCCGCTCTACGTCAACCTGATGCGCAACGAGGAGGTGATGGTGTCGGCCTACGCCAACGACGGCGCGCCCGACCACGAGACGGCCAGCAACCACGCCGTGCTGCAGCTGTACCAGGGCGACCGCATCTGGCTGCGGCTGCACCGCGGCGCCATCTACGGCAGCAGCTGGAAGTACAGCACCTTCTCCGGCTACCTCCTGTACCAGGACTGA